The Halostagnicola larsenii XH-48 DNA segment CGGCACGCTCACGATGAATCGACCGGACGCGCTGAACGCGCTGAGCGCGCAACTGCGAGACGACATCGTCGCCGGACTCGAGCGCCTCGAGGAGCGAAACGACGGAGCCGACGGCGTCGAATTGCGGGCCGTCGTGCTCGAGGGGGCCGGTGGGAAGGCCTTCTGCGCCGGCGCGGACATCGGCGGCTTCTGCGGGGAGTCGTCCGGCGGCTCCTCGGCCCGATCGCACTACGATTTCATCCGCGACTTCCCCGCGCCCGTCGTCGCCAAGGTCGATGGCTACTGTCTGGGCGGCGGGTTCGAGACCGCGTTGGCCTGTGATTTCCGGCTGGCCAGCGAGAGCAGCACGTTCGGCTTCCCCGAGGTGACCCTCGGGATCCTGCCCGGCGCCGGCGGCGTTCAGGACGTCACGAAGATCGCCGGCCCCGCCGTCGCGAAGGAACTCGCAATGACCGGCGAGCACATCTCCGCGGCACGCGCCGATGAAGAAGGGCTCGTCAACCGCGTGTACGCCGACGACGAGTTCGACGCGGAGGTCGACGACTTCGTCACCGACCTGGCCGGGCAGGCACCGCTCGCCGTCCAGGCGATCAAGCGGTCCGCCGACATGGCCGTCAACAGCGGACTCGAGGAGGGGATCGCGTACGACCGCTCCCTCTTCCAGGAGTTGCTCCGGACCGAGGACCACGCGGAGGGTGCGGCGGCGTTTTCCGAGGACCGCGAGCCCGAATTCGAAGGGAAGTAACGGCTGAGACGGCGGCGGTCGTTTTACTTCCGACCGATTTTCGTCTTGCAGTGGCGCGCCGCGTCGTGTGAGCGGCCACCGAACTGCGATTCAGCGCGCAGCCGTGCGGGTGTGTCGGCGCCCGGTGACAGTAGCCCGTCTCAGTCCCATTCCTCGCCGATACCCGCCAACGAAAACGGGCCGACTGGGAGGTTGTACCCGTCCTCGAGCGCCTTGTCGACCTGCTCCTCCGTGGCGATGCCTTCGTCGACGATCTTCTGGGCCTCCTCGCGCATGGCCGCGTGACAGCGGTTGGCGATGAAGCCGTAGGAGCCGGGGTCGTCGTCAATGGTGACCCGCGTCTTGTCGAGTTCGTCGACGAGTTTCTCGGCGCGCTCGACGACGGCCTCGTCGGTCTCGGGCGCTCTGACGATCTCGACCATGTCCATGACCGCGACCGGGTTGAAAAAGTGCGTCACCGCGACCCGCGAGGGGTCGGAGACGGCGTTGGCGATCGAGGTCACCGCGAACCCGCTCGTGTTCGAGTACAGCGGCTGGTCGTCCGTGACCTCGTCCAGATCGCGAAAGACCTGGCCCTTGATCGCCAGATCCTCCGTGACCGCTTCGATGACGAACTCGGTTCCCGCTGTCGCCGCCTCGAGGTCCGTCGTGAACGTCATCCGCTCTATGACCGCGTCCTTCTCCGCTTCCGAGAGATACCCGCCCTCGACGGCGTCCTCGAGGCCGTAGTTGCCCGAAATCACCCGTTCGCGTGCTTCCGCTGCCAACTCCTCGTTGATCTCGCGAACGGCCACCTCGTAGCCGCTGCGTGCGAGTACCTGTGCGATACCGGCGCCCATGATGCCGCCACCGACGACGGCAGCACTCGTTTGTGCCATGCCACCATCCTTCACGAGAACCGTCTTAGTTCTTGTCAAGCCGGAACGACGCCGGGCCGAAGCGCCGCTCTCGGCCGCGATCGACCGCTCGGAATCGGAATGTTCCACACCTCGAGGATGGTTTTGGATTGTCCGAACTCCTCGAGGGCAGGTTTCGGACCGGCTCGATCCTTCAACGACCGCACATTTAATACTCGGCTCGGGTACCACAATGTATGGCAACGGAGTACACGCCGTCCGAGATGATGGACCGAGAATCCAGATCGAATCGCTACTACCGCAACGCGGTCGAGCGCCACTGGGACCCCGGCGAGATTGACCTCGAGCAGGACGTCGAGAACCTCCTCGCGTTCATCGAGATCTCGGAGTCATACGATCGGGAGTCGTGGTACGGCACGCTCACCGGCATCGCGAAGTTCGGCGCGGGAGAGGACGCCGTCACCGAGGACCTTGCCCCCCTGGGGACCGTCCTCGAGGACGTCGACGATCAGCTGTTCCTGACGACCCAGCTCTACGAGGAGGCCAAACACGCCGACTTCTTCGATCGCTACTGGCGCGAGGTCGTCTGGACGGTCGAGGACGAACTCGGGTGGGAGCGATCCGATCCTCGCCACGAGCGGTGGTTCAACGACCCCTACATCGAGCTGTTCGACCGCAACCGCAAGGCCCAGTACCGACTGCTCGAGAACGACACGCCCGAAAACCGGGCGAAGGCGTACTGTCACTACCACCTTACCGTCGAAGGAATTCTGGCCCAGACGGGCTACTACGGCATGCAGACCTCCTACGGCGGCGAGTTCGAGGGGCTACCCCACTTGCCGGGGCTTGTACAGGGGTTCACCAAGATCCGCAGCGACGAGGGTCGCCACGTCGGCTTCGGAATGAACCAGCTCAAGAAGCTCATCGCCGAGGGGGTCGATCCGCACCTCGTCGAGAAGACCGTGGAGGACCTGCTCCCGCTGGTACAGGGGATCACGGAGGACGACCGATATCAGGTCGACGACCCCGAAAACCGCCCGGGCCTCGAGCCGGGGAAGCTGGCCGAGTACGCCGTCGAGAAACACGCCGACCGGATGCGACAGATCACCGACGCCGCGGCCGACATTCCCGACGTCGACGACCTCGTGGCACTCGAAGAAGACGACTGAGGGTATCGAGACGAGAAGATGTCGTCGCGGGGAATCATCTGCAGTAGGTTTTTGCGAGGCGCTCGAGACGTACTACCATGCAACTCGATTCGGTTCGGATCCTCGGTCTGACGCGACTATTGTCCAGCCCCAAAGCGACCCAACTGCTTGTCACCGCGGGTGCGGACGTGATCAACGCCGAGGACACGGACACCGTCTTCGAACAGTTTCGCTCGGGCGTCGCCGAACGGCTCGAGATCGACGAGGGAGGGCAAACGGGTGACGGGCGACGAGTAGGCGCTCTAGCAGTAAGCGGTGCCGACGGGATCCAGTTCAACACGACCGCGAAATCCATGGGGGTCACGGACTGATGGTCGCACCACCCACACGCGCGACCGCTGCGGGGCTCGCGCGGGCGATCCGGGACGGCGAGTACTCGCCGACCGAAGTCGTCGACGCTACGCTCGAGCGGATCCGCCAGCGAAACGAGCGGACGAACGCCTTCGTGACCGTCACCGACGACCTCGCTCGCGAGGCGGCCGAAGACGCGGCGCGCGCGATCGACGAGGGTGAGCCGCTCGGGCCGTTACACGGCGTCCCCGTCGCGATCAAGGACCTCGACGACGTTGCGGGCGTCCGAACGACCTCGGGCTCCCTGCTCTACGAAGACCGCGTCGCCGAGTCGGACTCGCCGTTCGTTGCCCGGCTGAAGGACGCGGGCGCGATCGTCGTCGGGAAGACCAACACGCCCGAGTTCGGGCTCGGCACGACGACCGACAACCGCGTCGCCGGGCCGACGGGGACGCCGTTCGATCCCGACCGCGTCTCGGGGGGTTCCTCCGGCGGGGCCGGCGCGGCGCTGGCCGACCGGCTCGTTCCGATGGCGCCCGGCTCCGACGCCGGCGGCTCGGTCCGGATTCCGGCGAGTTTCTGCGGCGTGTACGGCCTCAAACCCACGCAGGGCGTCGTTCCGAACGTCACCCGTCCGAACGGCTTCGCGAGCCACACACCCTTCTCCACGAAGGGGCCGCTAGCCCGGACGGTCGAAGACGCCGCGCTGTCGCTGGACGTGATGGCGGGGACTCACCCGCGGGATCCCTTCTCAGTTCCGAAGCGGGGCGAGTACCGCGACGCGGTCGACCGTCCGGTGGACGAGTTGGACATCGCGTACAGCCCCGACATGGGCGTCTATCCCGTTGATCCCGACGTTCGAGACGTGCTCGAGGACGCCGTCTCGGCGTTCGAACGCGCCGGCGCGACCGTCGACGCAATCGATCCAGACCTCGGACACGACAACGAGGAGATTCTGGACGCCTACTACACGATGGCGACCGTGCGATGGCGGTCGTTGCTCGAGAACCTCAGCGAGGAGGGGTTCGATCCACTCGGCGAGGACCGCGACCGGTTGCGGCCGTACCTCGTCGATCTCGTCCTGGACGCCGAGGAGCCTGCCACGCGGGTGTACAAGCGCGCGGACGTGGTTCGGACGGACGTGCTCGACGGGCTGGCGGACCTGTTCGCGGAGTACGACCTTCTCGTGACGGCGACCTGCGGGACGACGCCGTTCCCCCACGGCGAGGAGCCCGCGGAGATCGACGGCACCGAGATCGAACCGTACCGGGGGTGGGTGCTCACCCAGCCGTTCAACCTCACCGGCCAGCCGGCGGCCTCGGCCCCGTCCGGGTTCGTCGGCGGGCTCCCCGTCGGGATGCAGATCGCGGGCCCGCGACACGCCGACGACGACGTGATCGCCGCCAGCGCCGCCCTCGAGCGCCGGCGGCCGTGGCGCGACGCGTACCCCGAGTGACGAAACGCGCGGCGGGCCGGTGACTCGCCGCCGGTTCGAGGGAATGTTCGACAGTACAGCCTCCAAAGCGCTCGATAACGAATTTATGCACAACATCTATGAACGATGGCGGAATACTCGTGCGTACGTCATGAACTCCGCAGTCATCGTCGACGCCGTCCGAACGCCGTTCGGCAAACGGGACGGCTCGTTCAGGGACACGCACCCGCAGGACCTGGCCGCCGAACCGCTCGAGGCGTTGCGCGAGCGCAACGGTTTCGAACCGGAGACGATCGAGGACGTGATATACGGCTGTGTCACGCCCGTCGACGAGCAGGGGCTGAACATCGCCAGGCTCGCGCCGATGGTCGCGGGCTGGGGCGATATCGTCCCCGGCGTCCAGCTGAACCGGATGTGTGGCTCCGGCCAGCAGGCGGCGAACTTCGCCGCGGCGAACGTCATGGCCGGCCAGCACGACGTGCTCATCGCGGGCGGCGTCGAGCACATGACTCGCGTTCCGATGGGCTCGGACGGCGCCGACGGGGCCGACGGAGCCGACAGCCTCACCGACACCTACTTCGAGCACTTCGACGAGGTGACCCATCAGGGCGAGGGAGCCGAGCGGATCGCCGAGGAGTACGACTTCTCGCGCGAGGAACTCGACGAGATCGCCGCCGATTCCCAACGGCGCTGGAAAGAAGCCTGGGACGACGGTCGCTACAACGACCAGATCACGCCGGTCACGACGGAGCTCGACGGCGAGAAAGTCGTGGTCGAACAGGACGAACATCCGCGTCCCGGGACCGACGTGGAGACCCTGTCCGAACTTCCACTGTCGTTCCGAGAGGAGGGCGAGGGATTCCACCACCCCGGCAATTCGTCGGGTATCGTCGACGGCTCGGCTGCGCTGCTCATCGCGAGCGAGGAAGCCGCCGCGGAACACGGCTGGGAGCCGATGGCCCGCATTCGCCAGACAGAGGTCGTCGGCGTCGACCCGATCACGATGCTGAAGGGGCCGATCCCGGCGACCGAGAACGTCCTCGAGAAGGCCGACATGACGGTCGGCGACGTCGACCTCTTCGAAGTCAACGAGGCGTTCGCCGCGGTCGTCGCCGCTTGGCTCGAGGAGACCGACGCGTCGTGGGAGAACGTCAACGTTAACGGCGGCGCGATCGCCCACGGCCACCCGCTGGGCGCGACCGGCGCAATGTTGCTGACCAAACTGGTCCACGAACTCGAGCGGACGGGACAGGACACCGCCCTCTCGACGATGTGTATCGGCTTCGGACAGGGTGTCGCGACGATCCTCGAGCGGATCTGAGCGGTGGGTTTCTGGCGGGTTTCGACTCGGTGCGGACGGGAACGTAGACGAGCTCTCGGGTCACGTAGCCGACCGTCTCCCCACTGGTTGCCAATGTATGCGATAGATTACCTATAGCTTTACAATTCTGTGTGAAATCATTCGTAATATGGAGTACCACGATTCCGAGAAAGCGAAGGAGGTTGCGGGCCGCGTAGCGAACTTCATGAACGAGGTCGTCATCCCGCGCGAGCGAGAGGCGCTCGCGACGGGCGAGGACATCACCATGGACGAGATCCACGAGATGTGGGAGATGGCCAAAGAAAGGAATCTGTTCGCGCCGCAGGTCCCCGAGGAGTACGGCGGCCAGGGACTCGACTTCAGCGACATGCTTCCCTCCTTCGAGCAGGTCGGGCGCTCGCTCATCGGCGCGCTCGCGATCCGTGCCAACGCGCCCCAGGAAGGAAATATGCACACCCTCGAGATGGTCGGCACGGAAGCGCAGAAAGAGGAGTGGCTCCGACCGCTCGTGCAGGGGGAGATCCAGACGGCGTTCGCGATGACCGAGCCCAAGGTCGGAGCCGGCTCCGACCCGAAGATGCTCCAGAGTACCGCCGTCAAGGACGGCGACGAGTGGGTCATCAACGCCCACAAGTGGTGGACCTCCGACGGGCTCGGCGCTGACTACTACCTGGCGATGGTTCGAACCGACCTCGACGCCCATCCGTACGAGGGAACATCTATCATTATGGTGCCGCGCGACGCCGACGGCGTCGAAGTCCAGCGGAACATCCCACACCTCGGCGGACACGGCATCACCGAACGCGAAGGTGGCCACGCCGAGGTAAAGTTCGAAAACGTCCGCGTCCCCGTCGAGAACACGCTCGGCGAGGAAGGCGAGGGGTTCCGGATCGCCCAGATGCGACTGGGCGGCGGGCGGCTCACCCACTGCATGCGCTATTCCGGGATGGCCGAACGCTCGCTCGACATCGCGAAGGCCTACCTCCAGGAGCGCGAGGCCTTCGGCTCGAAACTCGAGGAGAAACAGGCGCTGCGCCACCGCATCGCCGACGCCGAGACGCGACTGCACGCCGCCCGCTGTATGGTCCGTCACGCCGCGCGCGAACTCGACCGCAGCGACGCCCGCATCGAGGTCGCGATGTCGAAGATGTTCACCGCGAACGTCACCAACGAGACCATCGACCTCGCGCTGCAGTGTCTGGGCGGCAACGGGATCGGCAAGGACCTGCCTATCGCCCACTTCTACGAGAACGTCCGCGCGTTCCGCATCGTCGACGGGGCCGACGAGGTCCACCGCCGCTCGATCGCCCGCTGGGCGTTCGAGGATGTCGACGAAACCGAGATCGAGAACACCCTGCAGTTCGACGAGGACCTGCGGATCGACGCGCTCGAGGAGTGACGCGCTCGAGCGCACCGCTTTCGACGGCATTTGTCGTGATTTGTCGCCTCCGGCGACTCGAGGAGCGGGAATCGAACATCGACACGGTGCGTGTCACCAACACCCATAGATATTTACCCTTCGATGGGAAAAACGGCAGTATATGAGCGGCGAGAGCACGTCACGGAAATCCGAGAGTGCGGGACTGGAGAACATCCGCGAGGCGTCGGACGCGGTCGAGAAATCCACGACGGGAATCGTCCTCGAGAAGGTTGTAGAACGCTGGCGAACGGCCAGCGCCATCGTCATGCTGGCGGTCACCAGCGTCCTGCTGTATCAGGTAGACGGCTACCTGTCGATCGATTCGCAGGTCTTCGGCGGAATCACGCTCTTCCTGTTGGGCTACTTCCTCGTAACGTTGCGGACGGACGTCCGCATGGAGTGACCGCTGGCGGACGATGGCAGGTATCTTCCGCTCGCTGACGAATACCCCAGCCATGAACGGTGAGGCGGTCGACCCGTGATCGACTGGAAACTAGACGGGTTCTTGCCGACCCAACGACAGCCGGCACCGAAAGTCGAGACCGCGGGCGACCGGGACGTGGTGCTCGCCCGCACCGGGGCGGCGGCGATCGACTTGTTCGTCTGTTACGTTCTGCTCGAGTTTCCGCTGATCTACGTCGCGAGCGTGCTCTTCAGCGGGCCCTACGAGGCGCTCGGCGGGGCCGTCGTCCCCCTGTCGTTGCTCGTTCTCCTGCCGCTCTACGTCACGTACTCGTTTACCTTTGAGTGGCGCTACGGCCGGACCCCAGGAAAGGTCAACCGCGGCCTGCTGGTAGTGATGGCGGACGGGAGCCAGTGTACGCTCCGGGCCAGCGCCGTGCGAAACCTGTGTCGGTACGTCGA contains these protein-coding regions:
- a CDS encoding enoyl-CoA hydratase/isomerase family protein, with translation MVESLETVLVEYDEDRGVGTLTMNRPDALNALSAQLRDDIVAGLERLEERNDGADGVELRAVVLEGAGGKAFCAGADIGGFCGESSGGSSARSHYDFIRDFPAPVVAKVDGYCLGGGFETALACDFRLASESSTFGFPEVTLGILPGAGGVQDVTKIAGPAVAKELAMTGEHISAARADEEGLVNRVYADDEFDAEVDDFVTDLAGQAPLAVQAIKRSADMAVNSGLEEGIAYDRSLFQELLRTEDHAEGAAAFSEDREPEFEGK
- a CDS encoding 3-hydroxyacyl-CoA dehydrogenase family protein, whose amino-acid sequence is MAQTSAAVVGGGIMGAGIAQVLARSGYEVAVREINEELAAEARERVISGNYGLEDAVEGGYLSEAEKDAVIERMTFTTDLEAATAGTEFVIEAVTEDLAIKGQVFRDLDEVTDDQPLYSNTSGFAVTSIANAVSDPSRVAVTHFFNPVAVMDMVEIVRAPETDEAVVERAEKLVDELDKTRVTIDDDPGSYGFIANRCHAAMREEAQKIVDEGIATEEQVDKALEDGYNLPVGPFSLAGIGEEWD
- a CDS encoding ribonucleoside-diphosphate reductase, yielding MATEYTPSEMMDRESRSNRYYRNAVERHWDPGEIDLEQDVENLLAFIEISESYDRESWYGTLTGIAKFGAGEDAVTEDLAPLGTVLEDVDDQLFLTTQLYEEAKHADFFDRYWREVVWTVEDELGWERSDPRHERWFNDPYIELFDRNRKAQYRLLENDTPENRAKAYCHYHLTVEGILAQTGYYGMQTSYGGEFEGLPHLPGLVQGFTKIRSDEGRHVGFGMNQLKKLIAEGVDPHLVEKTVEDLLPLVQGITEDDRYQVDDPENRPGLEPGKLAEYAVEKHADRMRQITDAAADIPDVDDLVALEEDD
- a CDS encoding amidase, with product MVAPPTRATAAGLARAIRDGEYSPTEVVDATLERIRQRNERTNAFVTVTDDLAREAAEDAARAIDEGEPLGPLHGVPVAIKDLDDVAGVRTTSGSLLYEDRVAESDSPFVARLKDAGAIVVGKTNTPEFGLGTTTDNRVAGPTGTPFDPDRVSGGSSGGAGAALADRLVPMAPGSDAGGSVRIPASFCGVYGLKPTQGVVPNVTRPNGFASHTPFSTKGPLARTVEDAALSLDVMAGTHPRDPFSVPKRGEYRDAVDRPVDELDIAYSPDMGVYPVDPDVRDVLEDAVSAFERAGATVDAIDPDLGHDNEEILDAYYTMATVRWRSLLENLSEEGFDPLGEDRDRLRPYLVDLVLDAEEPATRVYKRADVVRTDVLDGLADLFAEYDLLVTATCGTTPFPHGEEPAEIDGTEIEPYRGWVLTQPFNLTGQPAASAPSGFVGGLPVGMQIAGPRHADDDVIAASAALERRRPWRDAYPE
- a CDS encoding thiolase family protein, which produces MNSAVIVDAVRTPFGKRDGSFRDTHPQDLAAEPLEALRERNGFEPETIEDVIYGCVTPVDEQGLNIARLAPMVAGWGDIVPGVQLNRMCGSGQQAANFAAANVMAGQHDVLIAGGVEHMTRVPMGSDGADGADGADSLTDTYFEHFDEVTHQGEGAERIAEEYDFSREELDEIAADSQRRWKEAWDDGRYNDQITPVTTELDGEKVVVEQDEHPRPGTDVETLSELPLSFREEGEGFHHPGNSSGIVDGSAALLIASEEAAAEHGWEPMARIRQTEVVGVDPITMLKGPIPATENVLEKADMTVGDVDLFEVNEAFAAVVAAWLEETDASWENVNVNGGAIAHGHPLGATGAMLLTKLVHELERTGQDTALSTMCIGFGQGVATILERI
- a CDS encoding acyl-CoA dehydrogenase family protein encodes the protein MEYHDSEKAKEVAGRVANFMNEVVIPREREALATGEDITMDEIHEMWEMAKERNLFAPQVPEEYGGQGLDFSDMLPSFEQVGRSLIGALAIRANAPQEGNMHTLEMVGTEAQKEEWLRPLVQGEIQTAFAMTEPKVGAGSDPKMLQSTAVKDGDEWVINAHKWWTSDGLGADYYLAMVRTDLDAHPYEGTSIIMVPRDADGVEVQRNIPHLGGHGITEREGGHAEVKFENVRVPVENTLGEEGEGFRIAQMRLGGGRLTHCMRYSGMAERSLDIAKAYLQEREAFGSKLEEKQALRHRIADAETRLHAARCMVRHAARELDRSDARIEVAMSKMFTANVTNETIDLALQCLGGNGIGKDLPIAHFYENVRAFRIVDGADEVHRRSIARWAFEDVDETEIENTLQFDEDLRIDALEE
- a CDS encoding RDD family protein, producing the protein MIDWKLDGFLPTQRQPAPKVETAGDRDVVLARTGAAAIDLFVCYVLLEFPLIYVASVLFSGPYEALGGAVVPLSLLVLLPLYVTYSFTFEWRYGRTPGKVNRGLLVVMADGSQCTLRASAVRNLCRYVDLLGVPPLVVGLGVALATDGRRVGDRAAGTIVVRSTAPADLETAVTADADTSAAARASGDEKN